The following proteins are co-located in the Brevibacillus laterosporus DSM 25 genome:
- a CDS encoding EamA family transporter: protein MLKYALLVFLGACSYGGLSTIIKLGMKEGFQVSQLVGSQFFIGWLLLIILTLLFNRKRVYLRSILQLIVGGFALSGTTIFYNLSVAQLPASIAVVLLFQFTWLGVLLEAIVDRKKPSKEKVFSIVVLLAGTVLAGGLLDRGFESLTLAGTVYGLLSAITFALYIFASGRLGLDVPVFTKSLTMVTTAVIVVFSVFSPTFLVDGTLGQGLWMYGLALSSLGIIIPVVFFSVGVPKVGSGLGTILGAAELPAAVIASVTVLGEHVSMLQWSGILLILLGIIVPPLILSKQQTRHAKAAVH, encoded by the coding sequence ATGCTTAAATATGCTCTGTTGGTTTTTTTAGGAGCTTGTAGCTATGGAGGCTTGTCGACCATTATTAAGCTAGGTATGAAGGAAGGCTTTCAGGTAAGTCAGCTCGTAGGAAGTCAATTTTTTATTGGATGGTTACTGCTAATCATTCTTACACTGTTGTTTAATAGAAAGCGTGTGTATTTACGCTCCATTTTACAATTGATAGTAGGTGGCTTCGCCTTAAGTGGTACCACAATCTTTTATAATTTATCTGTAGCCCAATTACCTGCGTCTATCGCGGTTGTCCTATTATTTCAGTTTACTTGGCTTGGTGTTTTATTAGAAGCTATTGTTGATAGGAAAAAACCTAGCAAGGAAAAGGTTTTTTCTATTGTTGTATTGCTTGCGGGAACAGTTCTTGCAGGAGGATTACTAGATCGTGGATTTGAATCACTTACGTTAGCGGGTACAGTATATGGCTTATTATCGGCGATTACTTTTGCGCTCTATATTTTTGCGAGTGGTCGATTGGGGCTGGATGTTCCTGTTTTTACGAAAAGCTTAACTATGGTGACAACAGCTGTGATTGTTGTATTCTCAGTTTTTTCACCAACTTTTTTAGTAGATGGAACTTTGGGACAGGGTTTGTGGATGTATGGCTTGGCATTGTCTTCATTAGGTATTATTATTCCCGTTGTTTTTTTCTCTGTAGGTGTACCAAAAGTTGGTTCTGGATTGGGGACGATTCTTGGTGCAGCAGAATTACCTGCCGCAGTTATTGCTTCTGTAACCGTATTAGGAGAACATGTAAGCATGTTACAATGGAGCGGTATTTTGCTAATTTTACTGGGAATTATTGTTCCACCCTTGATCCTAAGTAAGCAACAGACACGGCATGCTAAGGCTGCTGTTCATTAA
- the tkt gene encoding transketolase, which translates to MTTQQMNVDQLAINTIRTLSIDAIEKANSGHPGMPMGSAPMAHVLWSRFMKVSPKNPSWIDRDRFVLSAGHGSMLLYSMLHLMDYGVSMDDLRNFRQWGSKTPGHPEFGHTPGVDATTGPLGQGIAMAVGMAMAERHLAATYNKDDYELINHFTYVICGDGDLMEGVSSEASSLAAHLKLGKMIVLYDSNDICLDGDLSQSFTEDVAARYKAYGWQYIRVEDGNNVDTIEKALAEARTDLDRPTLIEVKTTIGFGSPNKGGSSSSHGAPLGTDEVVLTKQAYAWEHEAFHVPQEVKEYYASLVEAGQQKEAEWNKLLSAYEKAYPELAAQFKKASNGEVSEDFDADLPTYEIGSKLATRAASGNAINGLAKRMPNLIGGSADLAHSNNTLIKGAGDFLPGSYEGRNLWFGVREFAMGAALNGMMLHGGVKAFGGTFFVFSDYVRPAVRLSALMKLPTTYVFTHDSIAVGEDGPTHEPIEHLAAFRAMPNLTVLRPADAHETNEAWRYAAISKDEPIVLALTRQNLPIYQETKDLAREGLAKGAYVLKEASNGEPQVVLIATGSEVSLCMEAREKLEAEGVPTRVVSMPSFNLFDRQPKEYRDSVIPPHVKARVGVEMGSSLGWERYTGDHGAIIAINQFGASAPGDIIMKEYGFTVENVVKTAQSLVK; encoded by the coding sequence ATGACTACTCAACAAATGAATGTAGATCAATTGGCAATCAATACTATTCGTACATTATCAATCGATGCTATTGAAAAGGCGAATTCTGGACATCCAGGGATGCCAATGGGATCAGCGCCTATGGCACACGTGTTGTGGAGCCGTTTTATGAAAGTAAGCCCGAAAAATCCATCATGGATTGATCGTGATCGCTTTGTATTATCTGCTGGTCACGGTTCTATGCTGTTGTATTCTATGCTACATCTAATGGATTATGGCGTAAGCATGGATGATTTGCGTAACTTCCGTCAATGGGGAAGTAAAACGCCTGGTCACCCTGAATTCGGCCACACTCCTGGTGTAGATGCAACAACAGGTCCGTTGGGACAAGGAATTGCGATGGCTGTTGGTATGGCGATGGCTGAGAGACATTTGGCGGCGACATACAACAAAGATGACTATGAGCTAATTAATCATTTTACATATGTTATCTGTGGAGATGGAGACTTGATGGAAGGTGTTTCTTCTGAAGCTTCTTCTCTTGCGGCTCATCTTAAACTAGGTAAAATGATTGTACTTTATGATTCTAATGATATTTGTCTAGATGGCGATTTAAGCCAATCCTTCACGGAAGATGTAGCTGCACGTTACAAAGCGTACGGCTGGCAATATATCCGTGTAGAAGATGGAAACAATGTAGATACTATTGAAAAAGCTTTGGCTGAAGCACGTACAGATTTGGATCGTCCAACACTGATTGAAGTGAAAACAACAATTGGTTTCGGTTCTCCAAATAAAGGCGGCAGTAGCTCCAGTCACGGTGCTCCACTTGGTACAGACGAGGTTGTTTTAACAAAACAAGCGTATGCTTGGGAGCATGAAGCATTCCACGTACCTCAAGAGGTAAAAGAGTACTACGCTTCTCTAGTAGAGGCAGGTCAACAGAAGGAAGCAGAATGGAATAAGCTACTATCGGCTTATGAAAAGGCTTATCCGGAACTAGCTGCTCAATTTAAAAAAGCAAGTAATGGTGAGGTATCCGAAGATTTTGATGCAGACCTACCAACTTACGAAATCGGTAGCAAGCTAGCGACTCGTGCGGCTTCCGGTAACGCAATCAATGGTTTGGCAAAACGTATGCCTAACTTAATTGGTGGCTCCGCTGATTTGGCACACTCCAACAACACTTTAATTAAAGGTGCTGGAGACTTCTTGCCAGGTTCTTATGAAGGGCGCAATCTTTGGTTTGGTGTTCGTGAATTCGCTATGGGTGCGGCTCTAAATGGAATGATGCTACATGGTGGTGTGAAAGCTTTCGGCGGTACGTTCTTTGTCTTCTCTGACTATGTTCGTCCAGCAGTGCGTCTATCTGCTCTAATGAAACTACCTACCACATATGTATTTACTCATGACTCTATTGCAGTTGGGGAAGATGGACCAACTCATGAGCCTATTGAACATCTAGCTGCTTTCCGTGCCATGCCGAACCTTACTGTTTTGCGTCCTGCTGATGCACATGAAACAAACGAGGCTTGGCGTTATGCGGCTATTAGCAAAGACGAGCCTATTGTACTAGCTTTAACTCGTCAAAACCTGCCTATCTACCAAGAGACCAAAGATTTGGCTCGCGAAGGTTTAGCTAAAGGTGCTTATGTTTTAAAAGAGGCATCTAACGGTGAACCTCAGGTTGTATTGATTGCTACAGGTTCTGAGGTATCCTTGTGCATGGAAGCCCGTGAAAAATTAGAAGCGGAGGGTGTGCCAACTCGCGTAGTTAGTATGCCTAGCTTTAATCTATTTGATCGTCAACCTAAAGAGTACCGTGACTCTGTTATTCCTCCGCATGTTAAAGCACGCGTTGGTGTTGAGATGGGTTCTTCACTAGGTTGGGAACGCTACACAGGTGATCATGGAGCAATTATTGCTATTAACCAATTTGGTGCTTCTGCTCCTGGTGATATCATCATGAAAGAATATGGCTTTACTGTAGAAAATGTAGTGAAAACAGCACAAAGCTTAGTAAAATAA
- a CDS encoding YqgQ family protein: protein MSDRNTFNLPEFLRRFQIMIYTGDPLGDWLMIEDEVRDLLTSKVIDKEEFSLAMKEIDKRKRIYADENQSK from the coding sequence ATGAGCGATAGGAATACTTTTAATCTTCCTGAGTTTTTACGTCGTTTTCAGATCATGATTTATACCGGAGATCCGCTGGGAGATTGGTTGATGATTGAAGATGAGGTACGTGATCTATTGACATCTAAAGTCATTGATAAAGAGGAGTTTTCTCTTGCGATGAAAGAGATAGATAAGCGTAAAAGAATATATGCAGATGAGAATCAGTCAAAATAA
- a CDS encoding MFS transporter encodes MEKKHLFLLFSIIFLMMLGFGIIIPILPFFVTKIGATTTQLGILSASYNIMQFIFAPIWGRLSDRHGRKPFILLALFGFSASFILFGFSTNYYEMLFYRVLAGITSAAGIPTITAMVADIFPPKERAKGMGIVGAGVGLSFVFGPALGGILGDISLSLPFFVSGVLAFITLIFTWILLPESLPKEKRGTYLKKKPTSSLGAIFSNLGLLYQIMLVTSLAFAAMETVFALYISYEFGLTSKDMGYMFLIMGLISASLQGGIGKLVKRFGESKLLATGIFFYVLGFFCVLLASTFLEFALTLCLFGLGQGMMRTTNTAMISQRTPDGQGATSGNMSVMDTMGRIAGPILAGWLFTFSHSMPFIISGILCFGLLAVYLGRVHHLPEPEPESEADAYSPASQ; translated from the coding sequence GTGGAAAAGAAACATCTCTTCCTTCTCTTTAGCATTATCTTTTTAATGATGCTTGGCTTTGGAATTATTATCCCCATTTTACCTTTTTTCGTTACTAAAATTGGTGCGACCACGACGCAATTGGGGATATTATCTGCCAGCTACAATATCATGCAATTTATATTTGCTCCCATCTGGGGACGCTTATCGGATCGACATGGACGAAAGCCGTTTATCCTTTTAGCCTTATTTGGGTTTTCCGCTAGCTTTATCCTGTTCGGATTTTCAACCAACTACTACGAAATGCTGTTTTATCGTGTACTTGCCGGGATTACTTCTGCTGCGGGTATCCCAACCATCACTGCAATGGTCGCTGATATTTTCCCTCCTAAGGAACGAGCTAAAGGGATGGGAATTGTAGGAGCAGGTGTAGGATTAAGCTTCGTATTCGGTCCAGCACTTGGCGGTATCCTAGGAGATATTAGCTTGTCACTACCATTCTTCGTTTCAGGTGTACTAGCTTTTATTACTCTGATCTTTACATGGATTTTACTTCCTGAGAGCTTACCAAAAGAAAAGAGAGGTACATACCTCAAGAAAAAACCTACCAGCTCATTGGGAGCTATTTTTAGTAACCTAGGATTATTGTATCAGATCATGCTGGTTACATCGCTTGCGTTTGCAGCTATGGAGACGGTCTTTGCCTTATACATATCATATGAATTTGGTCTGACCTCCAAAGACATGGGCTATATGTTCCTTATCATGGGTTTGATTTCTGCTAGTTTGCAAGGCGGCATTGGCAAATTAGTGAAGCGATTTGGTGAATCAAAATTGCTTGCTACAGGGATCTTTTTTTACGTTTTAGGATTCTTCTGTGTACTGCTAGCTTCTACTTTCCTAGAATTTGCGCTTACCCTTTGCTTATTTGGTCTAGGACAAGGGATGATGCGAACCACCAATACCGCTATGATTTCGCAACGTACACCCGATGGTCAAGGAGCTACATCTGGTAACATGAGCGTCATGGATACTATGGGGAGAATTGCAGGTCCCATTTTAGCTGGATGGCTCTTTACTTTCTCACATAGCATGCCATTCATAATCAGTGGCATATTGTGCTTTGGTCTTTTGGCGGTTTATTTAGGAAGAGTGCATCACCTGCCAGAACCAGAGCCAGAATCTGAAGCAGACGCGTACTCTCCCGCCTCTCAGTAA
- a CDS encoding DUF418 domain-containing protein, whose translation MYAGQMLVSYLWLSIFTMGPLEWGWRVLTYGQFTPLIKRNSKNAS comes from the coding sequence ATTTATGCAGGTCAAATGCTAGTAAGCTACCTATGGCTGTCGATCTTTACTATGGGTCCACTGGAATGGGGTTGGCGTGTCTTGACATATGGACAATTTACACCACTGATAAAACGTAACAGTAAAAACGCATCCTGA
- a CDS encoding stalk domain-containing protein: MLRKTTVVAVMGLALVGSAIPGMAQVTVKPVATSLMINQQKVIKHSPLISVNQRTMISLQELSKLTGGQLTEKAGAYQLKVKEKSLVFQTGKSSVLVNGKEQKVEEGALVYQGKVYVPLRWTMESLSAQVKWDGKTDEIQVTNLPVVQGEQPASAFQTLTEEQLSVEEKAFVESVKGERGVHQQGDLYVIAYGEAPNPGYGLVIDHTEQSWEMLKVYVKQTKPDANKMYPMVISYPYVVGKISTPPYTTVTFCDVDTGKLLFEGEKSTPQKGK; this comes from the coding sequence ATGTTACGAAAAACGACAGTAGTAGCCGTGATGGGGCTTGCACTTGTAGGATCAGCTATACCAGGTATGGCTCAAGTAACAGTGAAGCCGGTAGCCACTTCTCTTATGATAAATCAGCAGAAGGTAATCAAGCACTCACCATTGATTAGTGTTAACCAACGAACAATGATTAGCCTACAGGAATTAAGTAAATTAACAGGCGGTCAGTTAACAGAAAAAGCAGGGGCTTATCAATTGAAAGTGAAAGAAAAGTCTTTGGTCTTTCAGACGGGGAAATCTTCTGTTTTAGTAAATGGAAAAGAACAAAAAGTAGAAGAAGGAGCCCTGGTATATCAAGGCAAGGTGTATGTGCCTCTACGCTGGACAATGGAATCCTTATCTGCACAAGTAAAGTGGGATGGAAAAACGGATGAAATCCAGGTTACAAATCTACCCGTGGTTCAGGGAGAGCAACCTGCTTCTGCATTTCAGACACTGACGGAGGAGCAATTAAGTGTAGAGGAAAAAGCCTTTGTAGAAAGCGTTAAAGGAGAACGTGGGGTTCATCAACAGGGTGATTTGTACGTGATTGCATATGGAGAAGCTCCTAATCCTGGATATGGTTTAGTTATCGATCATACTGAACAAAGCTGGGAAATGTTAAAAGTATATGTAAAACAGACCAAGCCAGATGCTAATAAAATGTATCCGATGGTCATTAGCTATCCGTATGTAGTGGGTAAGATCAGTACGCCACCTTATACAACGGTCACGTTCTGTGATGTAGATACAGGTAAATTGCTATTTGAAGGAGAAAAGAGCACCCCTCAGAAAGGAAAGTAA